Proteins encoded by one window of Deinococcus aerophilus:
- a CDS encoding aminopeptidase → MTSQPVAASPSTEFQARLARYAELLVRTGVNVPEGGKVLVNAPVEAAELARLVARAAYRAGAADVRVNYNDPHLALALYEDGSEAAVEYLPAWLSEESQHMVADGYAFISIVGSDPSLLAGVNTERVARRNKLQAQATRAVSEAIGSFQVNWTVAAMATPAWAKRVYPRLPEDEAVARLWTDIFQVTRADAPDPVAAWDAHLAQLSRLTALLTDKQYRALHFRNGLGTDLTVGLADNHLWQGGGEAAKNGIYGVPNLPTDEVFTAPHRERVDGVAVASKALSARGQLIEGIRVRFEGGRAVEVSAATGEATLQALIGTDDGAARLGEVALVPASAPVAQTGTLFLNTLFDENAASHIALGRCYPTNVRGGEDEDTLRAAGGNDSLIHVDWMIGTPDTDVDGITADGGREPLMRAGEWVMEGL, encoded by the coding sequence ATGACTTCACAACCCGTCGCTGCTTCTCCTTCCACAGAGTTTCAGGCCAGGCTCGCGCGCTACGCCGAGCTGCTTGTCCGCACCGGCGTCAACGTGCCCGAGGGCGGCAAGGTGCTGGTGAATGCGCCGGTCGAGGCCGCCGAGCTGGCCCGGCTGGTGGCGCGCGCGGCCTACCGCGCCGGCGCCGCCGACGTGCGCGTGAACTACAACGACCCGCATCTGGCGCTGGCGTTGTACGAGGACGGCTCAGAGGCGGCGGTGGAGTACCTGCCCGCGTGGCTGTCCGAGGAAAGCCAGCACATGGTGGCCGACGGCTACGCCTTCATCTCCATCGTGGGCAGCGATCCCTCGCTGCTTGCCGGCGTCAATACCGAACGGGTGGCGCGGCGCAACAAACTGCAGGCGCAGGCCACCCGCGCAGTCAGTGAGGCCATCGGCAGCTTTCAGGTCAACTGGACGGTGGCGGCCATGGCCACCCCGGCGTGGGCAAAGCGCGTCTACCCCAGGCTGCCTGAGGATGAGGCCGTGGCGCGGCTGTGGACCGACATCTTCCAGGTCACGCGCGCCGACGCACCCGATCCGGTGGCCGCCTGGGACGCGCACCTGGCGCAGCTCAGCCGCCTGACTGCCCTGCTGACCGACAAGCAGTACCGCGCCCTTCATTTCCGCAACGGGCTGGGCACCGACCTGACGGTGGGGCTGGCCGACAATCACCTCTGGCAGGGTGGGGGCGAGGCGGCAAAGAACGGCATCTACGGTGTCCCCAACCTGCCCACCGATGAGGTCTTTACCGCGCCGCACCGCGAGCGGGTGGACGGCGTGGCGGTGGCCTCCAAGGCCCTCAGTGCGCGCGGGCAACTCATCGAGGGCATCCGGGTGCGCTTCGAGGGAGGCCGGGCCGTGGAGGTCAGCGCCGCCACCGGAGAAGCGACCCTGCAGGCCCTGATCGGCACCGACGACGGCGCGGCCCGCCTGGGCGAGGTCGCGCTGGTGCCTGCCTCGGCGCCCGTCGCGCAGACCGGCACGCTCTTCCTGAACACCCTGTTCGACGAGAATGCGGCCTCACACATCGCGCTGGGCCGCTGCTACCCCACCAACGTGCGGGGCGGTGAGGACGAGGACACGCTGCGGGCAGCAGGCGGCAACGACAGCCTGATTCACGTCGACTGGATGATCGGCACGCCCGATACCGACGTGGACGGCATCACGGCAGATGGTGGGCGCGAGCCGCTGATGCGCGCCGGAGAGTGGGTGATGGAAGGACTGTAA
- a CDS encoding tRNA (cytidine(34)-2'-O)-methyltransferase — protein sequence MSGPLLHVVLFEPEKAGNVGNVARTCAVLGAELHLIRPFGFHLHDREFRRAVMDYLQGVTLHEHASWTAFQDTLPPDARVFAFSTHATVLHTRAGFRRGDYLCFGPESRGLPVWLREGLPALKLPQPGGGRSLNLAVAVGAAAFEAGRQIEEW from the coding sequence GTGAGCGGACCGCTGCTGCATGTCGTACTGTTCGAACCGGAAAAGGCGGGCAACGTGGGCAACGTGGCCCGTACCTGCGCCGTGCTGGGCGCGGAGCTGCACCTGATCCGTCCGTTTGGCTTTCACCTGCACGACCGCGAGTTCCGGCGGGCGGTGATGGACTATCTGCAGGGCGTCACGCTGCACGAACACGCCAGCTGGACCGCCTTTCAGGACACTCTGCCCCCGGACGCGCGGGTGTTCGCGTTCTCCACCCACGCCACCGTGCTGCACACCCGCGCGGGGTTCCGGCGCGGCGATTACCTGTGTTTCGGTCCCGAATCGCGTGGATTACCGGTGTGGCTGCGTGAGGGATTGCCCGCCCTGAAGCTGCCGCAGCCCGGCGGGGGCCGCAGCCTGAATCTGGCGGTGGCGGTGGGGGCAGCGGCCTTCGAGGCCGGCCGGCAGATCGAGGAGTGGTAA